A single Colias croceus chromosome 10, ilColCroc2.1 DNA region contains:
- the LOC123695088 gene encoding uncharacterized protein LOC123695088, with protein MRVRRGAAVVILLVFHMSGTLSDQSSNENGGGGGNPSPDTNSAAEPSSDQLAMESAERETPSHAYNGPPPPVPPPHNRRQNPPHHQPHHPIGMPRIPNHHPMHSKPFGIGSSVNHHKNDIGPGFRGPPPPPPAPPADAQTSASDKVFSTTGDVWPAPAPDMPKIVSLDVKCEKNAMRVFLSFDKPFFGIVFSKGHYSNHQCVHLPPNLGRTSASFEIGAHACGTAGSGDPRYRGDVAAAGTYFENVIVIQYDPQVQEVWDQARKLRCTWHDQYEKAVTFRPFPVDMLDVVRADFAGDNVGCWMQIQVGKGPWASEVSGLVKIGQTMTMVLAIKDDDAKFDMLVRDCVAHDGQRAPIQLVDRRGCVTRPKLMSRFTKIKNFGASASVLSYAHFQAFKFPDSMEVHFQCTIQICRYRCPEQCSEGHNVIAPHAEYGPPQIDSYPVGVEVRRDERRVRRQRRATSPEKEVGVNRVIRVVSAGDLNLDSAEENSAPKVVPTPGLVCMTTPGFAATLGALLVTLISSCAVSAVLFFKLRPISKLKKKTAAITTITRPHPATAPHVISKSRFYS; from the exons aGTGGAACACTGAGCGATCAATCGTCAAACGAAAATGGCGGCGGAGGAGGCAATCCCAGCCCGGACACCAACAGCGCTGCGGAGCCCTCCAGCGACCAGCTTGCGATGGAGTCTGCGGAGAGAGAAACCCCGAGCCACGCGTACAACGGACCACCCCCGCCGGTACCACCCCCGCATAATAGGAGACAGAATCCCCCGCACCACCAGCCGCATCATCCTATAG GGATGCCCAGGATTCCAAATCATCATCCTATGCACTCGAAGCCTTTTGGGATCGGATCTTCGGTCAATCATCACAAGAATGATATCGGACCCGGCTTCAGGGGACCGCCACCGCCGCCACCAGCGCCTCCCGCTGATGCTCAAACTTCAGCAAGTGATAAAGTTTTCAGTACCACAGGCGACGTCTGGCCTGCACCAGCACCTGATATGCCTAAAATAGTTTCTCTGGATGTCAAATGTGAAAAGAATGCTATGCGAGTGTTTCTCAGCTTCGATAAACCCTTCTTTGGCATAGTATTCTCGAAAGGTCACTACTCAAACCATCAATGCGTTCACCTTCCTCCTAATTTGGGCAGAACGTCGGCTTCATTCGAGATCGGTGCACACGCCTGTGGAACAGCAGGAAGTGGTGACCCCAGATATCGAGGAGATGTCGCCGCAGCCGGCACGTACTTTGAGAATGTTATAGTTATACAATACGACCCACAGGTGCAAGAAGTCTGGGATCAAGCGAGGAAATTACGTTGCACGTGGCACGACCAATACGAAAAGGCTGTAACATTCCGACCATTCCCCGTTGATATGCTCGACGTCGTTCGTGCTGATTTTGCTGGCGACAATGTCGGATGCTGGATGCAAATTCAAGTCGGAAAAGGACCTTGGGCATCTGAAGTATCTGGCTTGGTGAAAATAGGTCAAACAATGACAATGGTTCTAGCTATAAAAGATGATGATGCCAAGTTCGATATGTTAGTACGTGATTGTGTAGCACATGATGGACAACGCGCGCCTATACAATTGGTCGACAGGCGAGGTTGTGTGACAAGACCAAAATTAATGTCAAGGTTTACAAAGATAAAGAACTTCGGAGCTAGCGCATCTGTCCTTTCATATGCACATTTCCAAGCATTCAAGTTCCCGGATTCAATGGAAGTGCACTTCCAATGTACGATACAGATATGCAGATACCGTTGCCCGGAACAATGTTCAGAAGGTCACAATGTAATCGCTCCTCACGCAGAATACGGACCACCGCAGATTGACTCGTACCCAGTTGGAGTTGAAGTACGTCGGGATGAGAGGCGAGTAAGGAGGCAACGTCGAGCGACATCACCAGAGAAAGAAGTAGGAGTTAACAGAGTGATACGTGTTGTATCTGCTGGTGACCTTAACCTTGATTCTGCAGAAGAGAACTCAGCTCCCAAGGTGGTTCCAACACCAGGACTTGTGTGTATGACCACTCCTGGCTTCGCAGCAACACTGGGCGCTCTCCTTGTCACGTTAATAAGCTCTTGCGCTGTATCAGCAGTATTATTCTTTAAATTACGGCCAATTTCAAAACTGAAGAAGAAGACCGCCGCCATCACGACGATAACCCGACCGCACCCAGCGACAGCGCCGCATGTAATTTCAAAAAGTCGATTTTACTCGTAA